A window of the Citrus sinensis cultivar Valencia sweet orange chromosome 9, DVS_A1.0, whole genome shotgun sequence genome harbors these coding sequences:
- the LOC102610986 gene encoding grpE protein homolog 2, mitochondrial isoform X1 produces MMASRVLSRATRCVGRRALLLVPTSGKQHSPALSNQFHSLVFESPNKLTQVSLFHQTTLNSSIFQRFGFSSASPEPNEKEQGSAPDNNGAESPKPNRDAKDSVDNNGAEAPKPNGDAKASDEGMEATDRTKESGFDSKPQSTVSQSNKRRRRVSKQTAFSDSDSESEIELSRDDLVKLLKEREELLMAKNEEMKQMQDKVLRSFAEMENVKDRTIREAENSKKFAIQNFAKALLDVADNLGRASSVVKENFLKIDPSNDTAGAVPLLKSLLEGVEMTEKQLGEVFKKFGVEKFDPINEPFDPHRHNAMFQLPDNSKPPGTVAHVLKSGYTLYERVIRPAEVGVTQAVENDRAENNDQA; encoded by the exons ATGATGGCCTCTAGGGTGTTGTCACGCGCCACTCGGTGCGTCGGCCGACGCGCGTTACTTCTTGTTCCTACTTCGGGGAAGCAACATTCACCTGCTCTCTCAAATCAGTTTCATTCTCTTGTTTTTGAATCTCCCAATAAG TTGACACAGGTGTCTCTGTTTCATCAAACGACACTCAATTCATCTATATTTCAACGATTTGGATTTTCTTCGGCATCCCCTGAACCTAATGAAAAGGAACAAGGGAGTGCTCCAGATAATAATGGTGCTGAGTCCCCCAAACCAAACAGAGATGCTAAGGATTCTGTAGATAATAATGGGGCTGAGGCCCCCAAACCAAATGGAGATGCTAAAGCTTCTGATGAAGGGATGGAAGCTACTGATCGAACAAAGGAATCAGGTTTTGATTCAAAACCCCAATCTACCGTGTCCCAATCTAATAAAAGGAGGAGAAGAGTTTCTAAACAAACTGCATTTTCTGATTCAGATTCAGAGAGTGAGATTGAACTTTCAAGGGATGATTTGGTGAAACTTCTGAAGGAAAGAGAAGAGCTTCTCATGGCAAAGAATGAAGAGATGAAGCAAATGCAAGATAAAGTTCTCCGTTCTTTTGCGGAAATGGAGAATGTCAAGGACAGGACAATACGTGAAGCAgagaattcaaaaaaatttgccATACAG AATTTTGCGAAGGCCCTACTGGATGTTGCAGACAATTTGGGAAGAGCTTCTTCTGTTGTTAAAGAAAACTTCTTAAAGATAGATCCTTCTAATGACACTGCTGGAGCTGTGCCACTTCTGAAATCACTTCTGGAAGGTGTAGAAATGACTGAGAAGCAGCTGGGAgag gtatttaaaaagtttggaGTTGAAAAATTTGATCCTATAAACGAACCATTTGATCCACACAGGCATAATGCAATGTTCCAACTACCAGACAATTCCAAACCTCCAGGCACTGTGGCTCATGTTCTAAAg TCGGGATACACACTCTATGAGCGAGTTATTAGGCCAGCTGAAGTTGGGGTTACTCAAGCAGTGGAAAATGATCGTGCTGAGAATAATGATCAGGCATAA
- the LOC102610986 gene encoding grpE protein homolog 2, mitochondrial isoform X2 yields MMASRVLSRATRCVGRRALLLVPTSGKQHSPALSNQFHSLVFESPNKLTQVSLFHQTTLNSSIFQRFGFSSASPEPNEKEQGSAPDNNGAESPKPNRDAKDSVDNNGAEAPKPNGDAKASDEGMEATDRTKESDSESEIELSRDDLVKLLKEREELLMAKNEEMKQMQDKVLRSFAEMENVKDRTIREAENSKKFAIQNFAKALLDVADNLGRASSVVKENFLKIDPSNDTAGAVPLLKSLLEGVEMTEKQLGEVFKKFGVEKFDPINEPFDPHRHNAMFQLPDNSKPPGTVAHVLKSGYTLYERVIRPAEVGVTQAVENDRAENNDQA; encoded by the exons ATGATGGCCTCTAGGGTGTTGTCACGCGCCACTCGGTGCGTCGGCCGACGCGCGTTACTTCTTGTTCCTACTTCGGGGAAGCAACATTCACCTGCTCTCTCAAATCAGTTTCATTCTCTTGTTTTTGAATCTCCCAATAAG TTGACACAGGTGTCTCTGTTTCATCAAACGACACTCAATTCATCTATATTTCAACGATTTGGATTTTCTTCGGCATCCCCTGAACCTAATGAAAAGGAACAAGGGAGTGCTCCAGATAATAATGGTGCTGAGTCCCCCAAACCAAACAGAGATGCTAAGGATTCTGTAGATAATAATGGGGCTGAGGCCCCCAAACCAAATGGAGATGCTAAAGCTTCTGATGAAGGGATGGAAGCTACTGATCGAACAAAGGAATCAG ATTCAGAGAGTGAGATTGAACTTTCAAGGGATGATTTGGTGAAACTTCTGAAGGAAAGAGAAGAGCTTCTCATGGCAAAGAATGAAGAGATGAAGCAAATGCAAGATAAAGTTCTCCGTTCTTTTGCGGAAATGGAGAATGTCAAGGACAGGACAATACGTGAAGCAgagaattcaaaaaaatttgccATACAG AATTTTGCGAAGGCCCTACTGGATGTTGCAGACAATTTGGGAAGAGCTTCTTCTGTTGTTAAAGAAAACTTCTTAAAGATAGATCCTTCTAATGACACTGCTGGAGCTGTGCCACTTCTGAAATCACTTCTGGAAGGTGTAGAAATGACTGAGAAGCAGCTGGGAgag gtatttaaaaagtttggaGTTGAAAAATTTGATCCTATAAACGAACCATTTGATCCACACAGGCATAATGCAATGTTCCAACTACCAGACAATTCCAAACCTCCAGGCACTGTGGCTCATGTTCTAAAg TCGGGATACACACTCTATGAGCGAGTTATTAGGCCAGCTGAAGTTGGGGTTACTCAAGCAGTGGAAAATGATCGTGCTGAGAATAATGATCAGGCATAA
- the LOC102610682 gene encoding uncharacterized protein LOC102610682 yields MEGVGSRMGRASARYGPTQTVFNGPVRKWKKRWVHVSSSSPSTISQSNGHNNNNNSNSINGAPLLLCKWTPLSSNSSDNNGATTEEPPKRRFRYTPVAVLEEQKKAGLEKDEDEAREIETDMHNGHPNSETNEVKVDKTLTKESQDLNMSDWEVGLCLGGRSDDQDSVSHIKDNQLIKSAIDDLF; encoded by the exons atggaAGGAGTGGGGTCCAGGATGGGTCGGGCCTCGGCCCGGTACGGCCCGACGCAGACGGTGTTCAACGGTCCGGTGAGGAAATGGAAGAAGAGGTGGGTCCACGTGTCGTCATCATCCCCGTCCACAATTAGCCAATCCAACGGccataataacaacaacaacagcaacagcaTAAACGGCGCTCCTCTGCTTCTTTGTAAGTGGACCCCACTCTCTTCGAACTCCTCTGATAATAACGGAGCCACAACGGAGGAGCCGCCGAAGCGACGGTTCCGTTACACTCCA GTTGCTGTTCTAGAGGAACAGAAGAAGGCTGGTTTGGAGAAGGATGAGGATGAAGCTAGAGAAATTGAGACTGACATGCATAATGGGCATCCCAATTCTGAGACCAATGAAGTGAAGGTAGACAAaactttaacaaaagaaagTCAG GATTTGAACATGAGTGATTGGGAGGTGGGACTGTGCTTGGGAGGCCGGAGTGACGACCAGGATTCTGTCAGCCACATAAAAGACAATCAGCTGATTAAGTCAGCTATTGATGACTTGTTTTAG
- the LOC102610383 gene encoding trigger factor-like protein TIG, Chloroplastic: MELCITNSTRILNLNSLNRTGLPLSVSLKNSTVEFMNQNYFNSQKLSSFSRQIHLYLHQPQFHRSPVRIFASSSSSVALGPEKDRLPADIEVTESPEPNSTVRLSVEVPEAVCKDSYKRVLNELMKQVKIPGFRPGKIPESVLVGFVGEQNVKKATVESILKRTLPHAMTSVTGRALRDSVRIVTKFSEMEKNYSSLNSLSYDVLVDVAPEVKWNPENGYKNLKIVVEIDNDTAAQQAAEEELRRRHKSLGSLKIVTDRGLQVGDIAIVDISATTIDEDESNVQNIPDAETKGFHFDTEDGDKVLPGFLDSISGIQRGETKSFRLAFPESWRQEHLRGVQAQFTVECRELFYRDLPKLDDSLAGKLLPGCTTIEQVKETLLQKCREVEQTAKDQATDNAILDQLYKMVEIDIPQSLFEEQGRQLYGAQLLQMQAGMKLNEQQLAALSSPKAVKEFLENQTENITNVIKQNLAVGDIFKRENLQFSTEDLVKEVENSIAELKQQKQEYDEDRVREQVIDILEGAKVLEWLREHAEIQYITR; this comes from the exons atggagctTTGCATCACCAACTCAACAAGAATCCTCAACTTGAACTCTCTCAACAGAACAGGGCTTCCTCTTTCTGTTTCTCTAAAGAACTCAACTGTTGAGTTCATGAACCAAAACTACTTCAATTCTCAGAAACTGTCATCATTTTCCCGCCAAATTCACTTATATCTCCATCAACCTCAATTTCATCGAAGCCCAGTTCGTATCTTTGCTTCTTCATCCTCCTCGGTGGCTCTGGGACCCGAGAAGGATCGGCTTCCGGCTGATATCGAGGTCACAGAGAGTCCAGAACCCAATTCGACA GTGAGGCTGAGTGTAGAAGTTCCAGAGGCGGTATGCAAGGATAGCTACAAAAGGGTCCttaatgagttgatgaagCAAGTCAAG ATTCCTGGATTTCGTCCTGGGAAGATTCCAGAGAGTGTTCTTGTAGGTTTTGTTGGGGAGCAGAATGTTAAAAAGGCTACGGTTGAATCTATTCTGAAGAGGACCCTTCCTCATGCCATGACTTCG GTGACTGGAAGGGCTTTGAGAGACTCCGTCCGCATTGTGACTAAGTTTTCTGAAATGGAGAAGAACTATTCTTCTCTCAACTCTCTCAG TTATGATGTGCTTGTCGATGTTGCGCCTGAAGTCAAATGGAATCCTGAAAATGGATACAAGAATTTGAAGATTGTTGTAGAAATAGATAATGACACAGCTGCTCAACAAGCTGCTGAAGAAGAATTAAGACGTCGCCATAAGTCCCTTGGATCACTGAAAATTGTCACTGACAGAGGACTACAG GTCGGTGACATTGCAATCGTTGATATATCAGCAACAACAATAGATGAAGATGAAtcaaatgttcaaaatattccagATGCAGAGACCAAAG GATTTCATTTTGATACAGAAGATGGGGACAAAGTTCTTCCAGGTTTTCTTGATTCTATAAGTGGAATTCAACGAGGTGAAACAAAGTCCTTTCGACTCGCATTCCCTGAATCCTGGAGACAAGAACATCTTCGTGGTGTTCAAGCTCAATTTACT gTTGAATGCAGAGAACTGTTTTATAGAGATTTGCCGAAATTGGATGACTCCCTTGCTGGAAAGCTTCTTCCTGGATGCACTACCATAGAGCAG GTCAAGGAAACATTATTGCAGAAGTGTCGAGAAGTGGAGCAAACTGCAAAAGACCAGGCGACTGATAATGCAATTCTAGACCAGCTTTACAAG ATGGTGGAAATTGATATTCCTCAATCCTTGTTTGAGGAACAAGGAAGGCAGCTTTATGGGGCTCAACTTTTGCAGATGCAG GCAGGTATGAAATTGAACGAACAGCAGTTGGCTGCTCTATCAAGCCCAAAAGCAGTAAAAGAGTTTCTGGAAAACCAGACGGAGAACATAACCAATGTGATAAAACAGAATCTAGCCGTCGGAGATATCTTTAAACGTGAAAATTTGCAG TTTTCGACTGAAGACTTAGTCAAAGAAGTTGAAAACTCCATTGCTGAATTAAAACAACAGAAACAAGAATATGATGAGGATCGCGTAAGAGAACAG GTGATAGACATACTCGAAGGAGCTAAAGTTCTCGAATGGTTGAGAGAACATGCAGAAATTCAGTACATAACCAGATGA